A single Geobacillus genomosp. 3 DNA region contains:
- a CDS encoding competence protein ComK, with protein MDWKEVKRFAYAGQAFIPVNVENRGDSVKLFLRSGETKLLDVQSSLFLKRLLTFFGTSISINRHRYGELVGKKQLVPIVLSYGFTIIPFNVREPVGRQSRVGWFVSREIEQFRQRSPQCTTIHLLSGHQIPVFHSRKFCIDQLKNAKWIEMCYGEIHEPHRRQWINGSAVCETVVM; from the coding sequence GCGGTTCGCCTATGCCGGCCAGGCGTTTATCCCTGTCAACGTGGAAAACAGAGGGGATTCGGTCAAACTTTTTCTCAGGAGCGGGGAAACTAAGCTGCTTGACGTGCAATCGAGTCTGTTTTTGAAGCGGCTTCTGACCTTCTTTGGCACAAGCATTTCGATCAACCGCCATCGGTATGGGGAGTTGGTGGGGAAAAAGCAGCTCGTTCCCATCGTATTGTCGTATGGCTTTACCATCATTCCGTTTAACGTTCGCGAGCCGGTCGGCCGACAAAGCCGTGTAGGGTGGTTTGTGTCAAGAGAGATTGAGCAGTTCCGGCAAAGATCTCCCCAGTGCACCACGATCCATCTTCTTTCCGGACATCAGATTCCTGTGTTTCATTCCCGCAAGTTCTGCATCGACCAACTCAAAAATGCAAAATGGATTGAGATGTGCTACGGGGAGATTCATGAACCGCATCGCAGGCAATGGATAAACGGCAGCGCAGTTTGTGAAACGGTGGTTATGTAG